A genomic region of Thermococcus sp. JdF3 contains the following coding sequences:
- the ftsZ gene encoding cell division protein FtsZ has translation MVFKLLEQAGIKLDLDDGPRAAQVDGFSDENLEDLIKIVIVGVGGSGNNTITRLYELGVQGAELIAMNTDAQHLARTKAHKKLLLGKEITQGKGSGGNPEVGYRAAEASAHEIAETIGDADLVFITAGMGNGTGTGAAPVVAKVIKERARHNGRFREPLVVSVVTYPFKNEGKIRIEKAKAGIKALMYYSDTVIIIENDKLLKLVPKLPINAAFRFADEIIARMVKGITETIKLPSMVNIDFADVYSVMHNGGAALIGIGESDSSNRAVDAVKNALENKMLEVEYGSGDRALVHFTVGPDVSLGEINDAMNIVYEKLGEKSEIKWGARIDEDMGKVVRAMVIMTGVKSPHILGGEHALQVGSSMKDNIITTQPVKPFKSKEGDFDRILNMISGRPEKKERELPPYAKRVLDDFLDIA, from the coding sequence ATGGTATTTAAACTCTTAGAACAGGCCGGAATAAAACTCGATCTGGACGATGGGCCGAGAGCAGCGCAGGTTGATGGGTTCTCCGACGAGAACCTGGAGGATCTCATAAAGATCGTCATCGTCGGTGTTGGCGGTTCTGGAAACAATACGATAACCAGACTCTACGAACTTGGCGTCCAGGGCGCGGAGCTCATAGCCATGAACACTGACGCCCAGCACCTTGCCAGGACGAAAGCCCATAAGAAGCTTCTCCTCGGCAAGGAGATAACCCAGGGTAAGGGTTCCGGTGGAAACCCCGAGGTTGGCTACCGCGCCGCCGAGGCGAGCGCCCATGAGATTGCCGAGACCATAGGTGACGCCGATCTTGTGTTCATAACCGCTGGTATGGGTAACGGCACCGGTACGGGCGCTGCTCCGGTTGTTGCGAAGGTCATAAAGGAGCGTGCCAGGCACAACGGTCGCTTTAGGGAACCGCTCGTCGTCAGCGTTGTAACCTACCCGTTCAAGAACGAGGGCAAGATCAGGATTGAGAAGGCCAAGGCTGGTATAAAGGCCCTCATGTACTACTCCGACACCGTCATCATAATCGAGAACGACAAGCTCCTCAAACTCGTTCCGAAACTCCCGATAAACGCCGCCTTCCGCTTCGCCGACGAGATAATAGCCAGAATGGTCAAGGGCATCACCGAGACCATAAAGCTCCCGTCCATGGTCAACATCGACTTCGCCGACGTCTACAGCGTCATGCACAACGGCGGTGCGGCCTTGATAGGAATCGGGGAGAGCGATTCAAGCAACAGGGCGGTCGATGCGGTCAAGAACGCCCTTGAGAACAAGATGCTCGAGGTTGAGTACGGTAGCGGTGACAGGGCACTGGTTCACTTCACCGTCGGCCCCGATGTGAGCCTCGGCGAGATAAACGACGCAATGAACATTGTCTACGAGAAGCTCGGCGAGAAGAGTGAGATTAAGTGGGGTGCTAGGATAGACGAGGACATGGGTAAAGTGGTAAGGGCGATGGTCATCATGACCGGCGTTAAAAGCCCGCACATCCTGGGCGGCGAGCACGCCCTCCAGGTCGGCTCATCGATGAAGGACAACATAATCACCACACAGCCGGTCAAGCCGTTCAAGTCCAAAGAGGGTGATTTCGACAGAATACTCAACATGATATCGGGCAGACCTGAGAAGAAGGAGAGGGAGCTTCCACCCTACGCGAAGAGGGTTCTCGACGACTTCCTGGATATTGCCTGA
- a CDS encoding ribbon-helix-helix domain-containing protein, translating to MTKMRIISVQLPQGLINAMDQLVRKGVYPNRSEIIREAIRELLKKELYQLETGERSTPEYILK from the coding sequence ATGACCAAAATGCGTATCATCAGTGTACAGCTCCCCCAGGGACTGATCAACGCCATGGATCAGCTCGTTAGAAAGGGAGTCTATCCCAACAGGAGTGAGATAATCAGAGAGGCCATCCGCGAGCTTTTGAAGAAGGAGCTTTATCAGCTTGAGACGGGAGAACGCTCAACGCCTGAGTACATCCTGAAATAA
- a CDS encoding MFS transporter: MEKKWITVLLNTLVVAAGFGTMHMLEKFAGIVIDHYGITEAAMGYQQTAYVVGLFVAFLLGGTSLFKGSFKRSVALIISFAAIPQLLIPFMPSWGGVVALRFFQGFIVALIAVFSNQIGRLFVAERPFAKGIILSGIFWGGIYGINLAKWASHNYSDWGAVKVAFLVSAVVMYAVLALWWLFIEDFEIPKEKHSSGSNVWKMPFTWVFGFTFFPALWIIFTLGSFTLHNVKFSDAQVANLVMTLEVSMALWSIIMGYLGYRLSVKNTSNRGLFKAIVSVMTLSYVVTFAGIFIVWKAISANDYTLALLGIAITGIVQGTGPAFWTTAPATYPKKIYPEASFALGLISNSANAVAPNVMFVLVHGVTTGMVIYLSMAILGVLLLLASARMKLPVEELGDAA; this comes from the coding sequence ATGGAGAAAAAATGGATTACCGTGCTTCTAAACACGCTCGTCGTCGCGGCGGGCTTTGGAACCATGCACATGCTTGAAAAGTTCGCGGGGATTGTGATAGACCACTACGGTATAACCGAAGCGGCCATGGGCTACCAGCAGACCGCTTACGTCGTCGGTCTGTTCGTTGCGTTCCTCCTCGGTGGGACGAGCCTGTTCAAGGGCTCCTTCAAGAGGAGCGTTGCCCTTATAATCAGCTTTGCAGCGATACCGCAGCTGCTGATTCCGTTCATGCCGAGCTGGGGTGGAGTTGTGGCGCTCCGCTTCTTCCAGGGTTTCATAGTCGCGCTCATAGCCGTCTTCAGCAACCAGATTGGAAGGCTCTTCGTCGCCGAGAGGCCCTTTGCCAAGGGCATAATCCTCTCGGGCATATTCTGGGGTGGAATCTACGGCATAAACCTCGCCAAATGGGCATCCCACAACTACTCCGATTGGGGGGCCGTCAAGGTTGCGTTCCTTGTTTCGGCCGTTGTAATGTACGCTGTGCTTGCCCTCTGGTGGCTCTTCATTGAGGACTTCGAGATTCCAAAGGAGAAGCACTCCTCTGGCTCAAACGTCTGGAAGATGCCCTTCACTTGGGTCTTCGGCTTCACCTTCTTCCCGGCACTCTGGATAATCTTTACCCTCGGCTCATTCACGCTCCACAACGTCAAATTCAGCGATGCCCAGGTTGCGAACCTTGTTATGACGCTCGAGGTCTCAATGGCACTCTGGTCCATAATAATGGGCTACCTCGGCTACCGCCTCTCAGTCAAGAACACCAGCAACAGAGGTCTCTTCAAGGCCATAGTAAGCGTCATGACGCTCTCCTACGTGGTGACCTTTGCGGGAATCTTCATCGTCTGGAAGGCAATCTCGGCGAACGACTACACACTGGCACTCCTGGGAATCGCGATTACCGGAATAGTCCAGGGAACTGGACCTGCCTTCTGGACGACGGCACCGGCAACGTACCCGAAGAAAATCTATCCGGAGGCCAGCTTCGCCCTCGGCCTCATCTCCAACTCCGCCAACGCAGTGGCCCCCAACGTAATGTTCGTCCTCGTCCACGGCGTGACTACGGGAATGGTGATATACCTCAGCATGGCAATCCTCGGAGTCCTTCTGCTCCTTGCCTCGGCAAGGATGAAACTCCCCGTGGAGGAGCTCGGCGATGCGGCCTAA
- a CDS encoding DUF2178 domain-containing protein codes for MNLKYEGLRAGLIAGIIIGLAYSTKSGRASLAVGIFLLGVLLAYALNWYYNSRVEKVEDERTELIGAKSTRNAFTVMSILLFAEYLWEYSKGNTEIAMKLLIPLALGAIVLLISQYRYERVM; via the coding sequence GTGAACTTAAAGTACGAAGGCCTGCGCGCAGGTTTAATAGCCGGGATAATTATCGGCCTTGCATACTCCACCAAATCTGGAAGGGCATCCCTAGCGGTGGGAATATTCCTCCTGGGCGTTCTGCTGGCATACGCTCTGAACTGGTACTACAACTCAAGGGTGGAGAAGGTAGAGGACGAGAGAACCGAGCTGATAGGTGCCAAAAGCACGAGAAACGCGTTCACCGTGATGAGTATCCTCCTCTTTGCCGAGTACCTCTGGGAGTACTCCAAAGGGAACACCGAAATTGCCATGAAGCTCCTGATTCCACTCGCGCTAGGTGCAATTGTCCTCCTAATATCACAGTACCGCTACGAAAGGGTGATGTGA
- a CDS encoding DUF2178 domain-containing protein codes for MERWRLTGYAIPATTAFLLVVALRMGNVALAFGVLAAAIAVSFLYAEWLKKRGEVISDERTLRIEEMASRRTLQVLVLALAFLVVVLSILSEKNSSLRSAYYLATGLMVLVSVLKLGLKHHYTRVM; via the coding sequence ATGGAGAGATGGAGACTCACTGGCTACGCAATCCCCGCAACAACGGCTTTTTTACTGGTCGTTGCCCTGCGGATGGGAAACGTTGCACTGGCCTTTGGCGTCCTGGCGGCGGCAATCGCGGTTTCGTTCCTCTACGCCGAGTGGCTCAAAAAACGCGGAGAGGTTATAAGCGACGAGAGAACGCTCCGCATCGAGGAGATGGCCTCAAGGAGAACCCTCCAGGTGCTGGTGCTGGCCCTGGCGTTTTTGGTTGTTGTGCTGTCCATACTGTCCGAGAAGAATTCAAGCCTGAGGAGCGCCTACTACCTCGCCACAGGCCTGATGGTTCTGGTCTCAGTTCTTAAGCTGGGCCTCAAGCATCACTACACGAGGGTGATGTAA
- a CDS encoding TMEM165/GDT1 family protein has product MDGILAIFFAIFLAELGDKTQLATMAFAAKYGWKVAFVGAILGLAAVNLIGAVLGDKLGDFIPLELVHKFAGALFIVFGILMLFGKL; this is encoded by the coding sequence ATGGACGGCATCCTCGCCATATTCTTTGCCATTTTCCTGGCGGAGCTGGGGGACAAGACCCAGCTCGCAACCATGGCCTTCGCGGCTAAATACGGGTGGAAGGTAGCGTTTGTGGGGGCCATTCTGGGCCTGGCCGCCGTGAACCTCATCGGTGCGGTTCTCGGCGACAAGCTCGGCGACTTCATTCCCCTCGAACTGGTCCACAAGTTCGCAGGGGCGCTCTTCATAGTATTTGGCATCCTGATGCTGTTTGGAAAGCTATAA
- a CDS encoding ParA family protein, with protein MAVVISVANQKGGVGKTTLTMNLAYALSSMGRRVLVVDIDPQFNLTFGLIGMDVLQHGDSNVGTLMTRESDIDNTIVEVRENLHLVPSHLNLSAKEIEIINTYNRERRLEKALLPVLPDYDYVLIDNPPSMGIFLVNSLTASDYVLIPLELSYFGVIGMQLMFNLMRMIRQETNENLKLLGLVPNKFTRQTKVPKMRLKELKETYPDAPILTTIPKAIALEKAQSQGVSIFEFEGDGRAAKAFSKLAREVVELVEG; from the coding sequence ATGGCAGTGGTTATTAGCGTAGCCAATCAGAAGGGCGGGGTCGGAAAGACCACCCTGACGATGAACCTCGCCTACGCTCTCTCTTCGATGGGCAGAAGGGTTCTTGTGGTGGACATAGACCCCCAGTTTAACCTCACTTTTGGTCTTATAGGCATGGACGTCCTTCAGCACGGTGACAGCAACGTGGGGACGCTGATGACGAGGGAGAGCGACATCGACAATACCATAGTGGAAGTCCGGGAGAACCTCCATCTGGTACCCAGCCACCTGAATCTCTCGGCCAAGGAGATTGAGATCATCAACACCTACAACCGTGAGAGGCGGCTTGAAAAGGCCCTCCTTCCTGTTCTGCCGGACTACGACTACGTTCTCATTGACAACCCGCCGAGCATGGGCATCTTCCTGGTCAACTCCCTGACGGCCTCAGATTACGTGCTCATACCTCTGGAGCTCAGCTATTTTGGCGTCATAGGAATGCAGCTGATGTTCAATTTGATGCGTATGATACGTCAGGAAACCAACGAGAACCTTAAACTCCTCGGCCTGGTTCCCAACAAGTTCACGCGTCAAACGAAGGTTCCAAAGATGCGCCTCAAGGAACTCAAGGAGACCTACCCGGATGCCCCGATTCTGACGACCATCCCGAAGGCCATAGCCCTGGAGAAGGCTCAGAGCCAGGGGGTTAGCATATTCGAGTTCGAGGGTGATGGAAGGGCCGCAAAGGCCTTTTCAAAGCTTGCCCGTGAGGTGGTTGAGCTTGTCGAAGGATAA
- a CDS encoding ZIP family metal transporter yields the protein MLENFVAGLAEWILSISNGEIMWVAFYAGLFVALMTSLGAMVAIFAKNLPEGGVDFALSFAAGVMIVAAFTSLILPAIESTGSFAPAGVGIALGVLLIYAIDRVLPHEHLVKGYEGPKSMKNRLRKVWLLVIAVIIHNLPEGMAVGTSLVYNLEVGLVTTIAIGIQDFPEGTVVSLPLATIQRKRLQPIAMGVLSGFAEMAMVLLGAYFFTIFSWLLPYGLGLAGGAMLYVTVKEMIPEIYREEKSDTLITLGFFMGFYVMLFLDSMLG from the coding sequence GTGTTAGAGAACTTCGTGGCCGGTCTCGCGGAGTGGATACTGAGCATCTCGAACGGCGAGATAATGTGGGTTGCCTTCTACGCCGGGCTTTTCGTCGCGCTGATGACTTCTCTCGGAGCCATGGTGGCGATATTCGCCAAAAACCTCCCCGAGGGAGGCGTTGACTTCGCGCTCAGCTTCGCCGCCGGCGTGATGATAGTGGCGGCCTTCACGAGCCTCATCCTGCCGGCGATAGAGAGCACCGGCTCCTTTGCACCCGCCGGAGTTGGAATAGCCCTCGGGGTGCTGCTCATCTACGCCATAGACCGCGTTCTCCCCCACGAGCACCTCGTCAAGGGCTACGAGGGTCCGAAGTCCATGAAGAACAGGCTGAGAAAGGTCTGGCTCCTCGTCATAGCCGTGATAATCCACAACCTGCCCGAGGGAATGGCCGTCGGAACCTCTCTGGTCTACAACCTGGAGGTGGGCCTCGTCACCACCATAGCCATCGGAATCCAGGACTTCCCGGAGGGCACGGTCGTATCCCTTCCCCTTGCGACGATACAGAGGAAGCGCCTGCAGCCGATAGCGATGGGTGTGCTGAGCGGCTTCGCTGAGATGGCGATGGTTCTCCTCGGCGCGTACTTCTTCACCATCTTCTCCTGGCTCCTGCCCTACGGCCTCGGTCTGGCGGGAGGGGCGATGCTCTACGTGACGGTCAAGGAGATGATACCGGAGATATACAGGGAAGAAAAGAGCGACACGCTGATAACCCTGGGATTCTTCATGGGCTTCTACGTGATGCTTTTCCTCGACTCAATGCTCGGCTAG
- a CDS encoding ABC transporter permease, with protein sequence MSDFWVMAKKELKNLFRDRKLLFGLIIVPLIIYPMMGKFIQVGMEQATGTTHVTIVNFDEGRYGDALVDALKTAPNTSVTLVNATTLEGALQWAVENKQNVLVVIPRDFSAKLTANETATVEIYGIFLSVGTGMKESVSEGRISAVIGILSEEIARLKVTALGAENPDAVLHPITVESRSYINDRVVDVPPGVVSGVIASQAFTIPLIIFLMVMITSQMAAGAIASEKENKTLETLLTLPVPRTHIVGAKIFGTAMMGLVAAVAYMIGMRQYMGSFMGGDLGVSLGDLGLVVTPTGAAMFALVVFLTIIISLSLAMIVATFAEDVQSATTLVSAVILPLAFPAFILMYTDIGDLPVVFQYVLKAIPFTHPILDYRYVLVENYRAIAVSIAYLAAIAVVILYATARLFSSERILTAQISWGRRKKKTAE encoded by the coding sequence ATGAGCGACTTCTGGGTGATGGCCAAGAAGGAGCTCAAGAACCTCTTCAGGGACAGAAAGCTGCTCTTCGGTCTCATAATAGTCCCCCTGATAATCTACCCCATGATGGGAAAGTTCATACAGGTGGGAATGGAGCAGGCAACCGGGACGACGCACGTGACGATAGTGAACTTTGACGAGGGACGTTACGGAGATGCCCTAGTGGATGCGCTTAAGACGGCCCCCAACACCAGCGTAACCCTTGTAAACGCCACGACGCTCGAAGGAGCGCTTCAATGGGCGGTGGAGAATAAACAGAACGTTCTGGTGGTTATCCCCCGGGACTTCTCCGCCAAGCTGACGGCGAACGAAACTGCCACGGTCGAGATATACGGCATCTTTCTGAGCGTGGGGACGGGAATGAAAGAGAGCGTCAGTGAGGGCAGGATAAGCGCCGTCATAGGGATACTGAGCGAGGAGATAGCGCGCCTTAAGGTGACCGCACTGGGTGCCGAAAATCCGGACGCGGTTCTGCATCCGATAACCGTGGAGAGCAGGTCTTACATAAACGACAGGGTGGTCGATGTTCCACCGGGGGTTGTCTCGGGAGTAATAGCGTCCCAGGCATTCACGATACCCCTGATAATCTTCCTCATGGTCATGATAACCTCGCAGATGGCGGCGGGAGCCATAGCGAGTGAAAAGGAAAACAAAACGCTGGAAACGCTGCTGACACTTCCGGTTCCCAGAACCCATATAGTCGGGGCCAAGATATTCGGAACCGCCATGATGGGCCTGGTCGCGGCGGTGGCGTACATGATAGGAATGCGGCAGTACATGGGCTCCTTCATGGGGGGAGACCTGGGGGTCAGTCTCGGGGACCTCGGCCTCGTGGTAACGCCGACGGGCGCGGCGATGTTCGCCCTTGTGGTGTTCCTGACGATAATAATCTCCCTCAGCCTGGCAATGATAGTGGCAACCTTCGCCGAAGACGTCCAGAGCGCAACGACGCTGGTCAGCGCGGTAATCCTGCCCCTGGCGTTTCCGGCGTTCATACTTATGTACACCGACATCGGGGACCTTCCAGTGGTCTTTCAGTACGTCCTTAAAGCGATACCCTTCACCCACCCGATACTCGACTACAGGTACGTGCTGGTGGAGAACTACCGGGCGATAGCGGTAAGCATCGCCTACCTCGCGGCCATAGCGGTGGTTATCCTCTATGCCACGGCAAGGCTGTTCTCCTCCGAGAGAATCCTGACCGCACAGATAAGCTGGGGCAGGAGGAAGAAAAAAACGGCCGAATGA
- a CDS encoding helix-turn-helix transcriptional regulator codes for MKNRLRELREELGITQEELAKALGVTRQTIIAIEKGRYDPSLRLAFKIARFFGVKIEDVFIYGGDGDEG; via the coding sequence GTGAAGAACCGCCTGCGCGAGCTCAGGGAGGAGCTGGGCATAACCCAGGAGGAGCTGGCGAAAGCCCTCGGAGTGACGAGGCAGACGATAATAGCCATCGAGAAGGGTCGCTACGACCCGTCGCTGAGGCTGGCATTCAAAATAGCCCGCTTTTTCGGCGTTAAAATCGAGGATGTGTTCATATACGGGGGTGATGGGGATGAAGGCTAG
- a CDS encoding ABC transporter ATP-binding protein — protein sequence MTMVEVLNLEKDYGKVKALRGISFSISEGEIFGLIGPNGAGKSTTLKILSTLLKPTGGSAKIDGHDVVKEADRVREIISYLPEEAGAYKNLTGYEYLQFMARLYSRDDERAGKMLELGVELSGLGERLHDKVSTYSKGMTRKLLIARALMVKPKLAILDEPASGLDIVNAYEIRQTIRRFARTEGVTFLLSSHNMLEVEFLCDRVAMIAGGRIVELGTPKELKDRYGAENLEEVFMTAVGAEANEPIGGEGA from the coding sequence ATGACCATGGTTGAAGTTTTGAATCTGGAGAAGGACTACGGAAAGGTGAAGGCCCTCAGGGGAATAAGCTTCTCCATCAGCGAGGGCGAAATATTCGGTCTGATAGGGCCAAACGGTGCAGGGAAGAGCACGACTCTCAAGATACTCTCGACGCTTCTCAAGCCGACGGGCGGGAGCGCGAAGATAGACGGACACGACGTCGTGAAGGAGGCCGACAGGGTCAGGGAAATCATCAGCTACCTGCCCGAGGAGGCTGGAGCCTATAAAAACCTCACCGGCTACGAGTACCTCCAGTTCATGGCGCGGCTCTACTCCAGGGATGATGAGAGGGCAGGGAAGATGCTCGAGCTGGGGGTTGAGCTCAGCGGGCTTGGGGAAAGGCTACACGACAAGGTGTCGACGTACTCCAAGGGAATGACGAGGAAGCTCCTCATAGCGAGGGCGCTCATGGTGAAGCCGAAGCTGGCCATATTGGACGAGCCGGCGAGCGGGCTGGACATAGTTAACGCGTACGAAATACGGCAGACGATAAGGCGCTTTGCAAGGACCGAAGGGGTCACCTTCCTGCTCTCAAGCCACAACATGCTCGAGGTAGAATTTCTCTGCGACAGGGTGGCGATGATAGCAGGGGGGAGGATAGTTGAACTGGGAACCCCCAAGGAGCTGAAGGACAGGTACGGCGCCGAGAACCTGGAGGAGGTCTTCATGACCGCGGTGGGGGCAGAAGCGAACGAGCCGATCGGAGGTGAGGGGGCATGA
- a CDS encoding RNA-binding domain-containing protein, giving the protein MTEELFEEVEVEAYVYPTEDIEKVKRAMLNLVPDLEFEAFDRGDCVILTGKTRSRKALSRLYELFRGQAILDTARSFLEEGYFGEEIIIRVNKQAAYAGVVNFNEESPLGPITIIIRTRNPGKLMKWLAPRTRDGVPIE; this is encoded by the coding sequence ATGACTGAGGAACTTTTCGAAGAGGTTGAGGTCGAGGCCTACGTTTATCCGACGGAGGACATCGAGAAGGTCAAGAGGGCCATGCTGAACCTCGTCCCCGATTTGGAGTTCGAGGCCTTCGATAGGGGTGACTGCGTCATCCTCACCGGAAAGACGAGGAGCAGAAAGGCCCTTAGCAGGCTCTACGAGCTCTTCCGCGGACAGGCCATACTGGACACCGCCAGGAGTTTCCTTGAGGAGGGCTACTTCGGCGAGGAGATAATCATCAGGGTCAACAAGCAGGCGGCCTACGCCGGCGTCGTCAACTTCAACGAGGAAAGCCCTCTCGGCCCGATAACGATAATCATCAGAACCAGGAACCCCGGAAAGCTCATGAAGTGGCTCGCTCCGAGAACCAGGGACGGGGTACCGATAGAGTAA
- the cgi121 gene encoding KEOPS complex subunit Cgi121, with amino-acid sequence MKEITENLHITKIFVKNAGELIPLIGGDFQIVVGECWEEVAFAALLALRSFERGTNHARTLGGELLLRLAGTLQIKDAIAKHGARDGENYLVVFGSRNRAGGILAELNLEELPMTDCEAEKSKRFFEKAALVEVL; translated from the coding sequence ATGAAAGAAATAACGGAAAATCTCCACATCACGAAAATATTCGTCAAAAATGCCGGGGAACTCATACCCTTGATAGGCGGTGACTTTCAGATAGTGGTCGGTGAATGCTGGGAAGAGGTAGCGTTTGCGGCGCTTCTAGCGCTCCGTTCATTTGAGAGGGGCACCAACCATGCCAGAACCCTCGGCGGCGAGCTCCTCCTCCGCCTCGCCGGAACACTCCAGATAAAGGATGCAATAGCAAAGCACGGCGCCAGGGATGGAGAGAATTATCTGGTGGTCTTTGGAAGCCGCAATAGGGCAGGGGGGATTCTTGCGGAGCTGAACCTGGAGGAGCTGCCCATGACCGACTGCGAGGCAGAAAAATCGAAAAGATTTTTTGAAAAGGCGGCTCTCGTTGAAGTTTTGTAG
- a CDS encoding dephospho-CoA kinase, whose amino-acid sequence MIIIVTGMPGSGKSKIVKEFERRGFPSVSMGDVVREETVKRGLELTKENVAKVSIRLRQELGQNAVAKLTVEKVRRLLKDSRVVVIDGVRSLDEVGTFRSAFPEEEILILAVHTPPHTRFERLKARGRHDDPRTWEDFEERDWKELKFGIGNVIAMADHMIVNDCDREEYEKRVRELVEGILAEH is encoded by the coding sequence ATGATAATCATCGTGACCGGAATGCCTGGTTCGGGAAAGAGTAAGATCGTTAAAGAATTCGAGAGGAGGGGCTTTCCGAGCGTTTCTATGGGAGACGTCGTGAGGGAGGAGACGGTAAAGCGCGGTCTGGAGCTGACCAAGGAGAACGTTGCCAAGGTGAGCATAAGGCTGAGGCAGGAGCTTGGGCAGAACGCCGTTGCGAAGCTGACGGTGGAGAAGGTGAGGCGCCTCCTAAAGGACAGCAGGGTCGTCGTCATAGACGGTGTCCGCTCCCTCGACGAGGTCGGCACCTTCAGGAGCGCCTTCCCTGAGGAGGAGATACTAATACTCGCCGTTCACACGCCGCCACACACCCGCTTTGAGAGGCTTAAGGCCAGGGGCAGACACGATGACCCGAGGACGTGGGAGGACTTCGAGGAGCGCGACTGGAAGGAGCTGAAGTTCGGCATAGGCAACGTCATCGCGATGGCAGACCACATGATAGTGAACGACTGTGACAGGGAAGAGTACGAGAAGAGGGTGCGGGAGCTCGTTGAGGGGATTCTAGCCGAGCATTGA
- a CDS encoding pyridoxal phosphate-dependent aminotransferase — protein MRYKKRKYFLAGRINLIQRSKIRELFEKAKKMENVISLGIGEPDFDTPDVIKEAAKRAIDEGYTHYTPNAGIPEFREAIAEYYKTHYKVDISPNDIIVTAGAYEATYLAFQTLLEQDDDVIIPDPAFVCYVEDAKIAEAGILRIPLREENEFQIDPDELVEAITKRTRMLVINYPNNPTGAVLKKKTVKAIADIAEDYNLYILSDEPYEHFLYEGAKHYPMIKYAPDNTILANSFSKTFAMTGWRLGFTIAPTQVIRDMIKLHAYVIGNVTSFIQIAGITALRDKRSWEALEAMRRTYAERRKLVLHHLSRMPHITPFRPKGAFYLWAKIDPELGMSSEDFAEWLLENAGVVVIPGTAFGKAGEGWIRISYATKKSQLTEAMERMNEALSKL, from the coding sequence ATGAGATATAAAAAACGCAAATACTTCCTCGCTGGCAGGATAAACCTCATTCAGCGCTCAAAGATCAGGGAGCTCTTCGAAAAGGCAAAGAAGATGGAAAACGTTATCTCCCTAGGAATAGGAGAGCCGGATTTTGACACCCCCGACGTCATAAAGGAGGCCGCGAAGAGGGCGATAGACGAGGGATACACCCACTACACCCCCAACGCGGGCATCCCCGAGTTCCGTGAAGCGATAGCCGAGTACTACAAGACCCACTACAAGGTTGATATCTCCCCCAATGATATAATCGTCACCGCGGGTGCCTACGAGGCCACCTACCTCGCGTTCCAGACCCTTCTGGAGCAGGACGATGACGTTATCATCCCAGACCCGGCCTTCGTCTGCTATGTTGAGGACGCAAAGATCGCCGAGGCCGGCATCCTGAGGATACCCCTCCGCGAGGAGAACGAGTTCCAGATCGACCCCGATGAGCTTGTTGAGGCTATAACCAAGAGAACGAGAATGCTCGTTATCAACTATCCAAACAACCCCACCGGTGCAGTTCTTAAAAAGAAGACGGTGAAGGCCATAGCGGACATAGCGGAGGATTACAACCTCTACATCCTGAGCGACGAGCCCTACGAGCACTTCCTGTACGAGGGGGCGAAGCACTACCCGATGATAAAGTACGCCCCGGACAACACGATTCTGGCGAACAGCTTCTCCAAGACCTTTGCCATGACCGGCTGGCGCCTCGGCTTCACCATAGCACCCACCCAGGTTATCAGGGACATGATAAAGCTCCACGCCTACGTCATTGGAAACGTCACGTCCTTCATTCAGATAGCAGGAATCACCGCCCTCCGCGACAAGCGCAGCTGGGAGGCTCTCGAGGCCATGCGCCGGACCTACGCGGAGAGGAGGAAGCTGGTTCTCCACCACCTCAGCAGGATGCCCCACATCACTCCGTTCAGGCCGAAGGGCGCCTTCTACCTCTGGGCCAAGATAGACCCCGAACTTGGAATGAGCAGCGAGGATTTCGCGGAGTGGCTCCTCGAGAACGCCGGCGTTGTCGTCATACCCGGAACAGCCTTCGGCAAGGCCGGAGAGGGCTGGATAAGGATAAGCTACGCCACAAAGAAGAGCCAGCTCACAGAGGCAATGGAGAGAATGAACGAGGCACTTTCAAAGCTTTGA